From one Eptesicus fuscus isolate TK198812 chromosome 21, DD_ASM_mEF_20220401, whole genome shotgun sequence genomic stretch:
- the ZNF579 gene encoding zinc finger protein 579, translated as MDPQPPPPAQGSPPHRGRGRGRGRGRGRGRGRGRGRGAAGAPRAPLPCPTCGRLFRFPYYLSRHWLSHSGLRPHACPLCPKAFRRPAHLARHLRGHGPQPPLRCAACPRTFPEPAQLRRHLAQEHAGGEVELAVERAAKEPAGAACTPQDDEAADAAAAEQPGPAAAGAPEQEEEEAAWPDAWAAGEPAAPVAPASAERPESEAEETEAGAAELRAELALAAGRQEEKQVLLQADWTLLCLRCREAFATKGELKAHPCLRPEGEQEGEGGPPPRPKRHQCPICLKAFARPWSLSRHRLVHSTDRPFVCPDCGLAFRLASYLRQHRRVHGALSLLAPLPSAARKDDRAAGGRNSGKGPEGGEGAGPEGGEGGQNGGDTAPARPPAGEPRFWCPECGKGFRRRAHLRQHGVTHSGARPFQCVRCQREFKRLADLARHAQVHAGGPAPHPCPHCPRRFSRAYSLLRHQRCHRAELERAAALQALQAQAPPSPPPPAPAGPGEEGLPLPVAHIKEEPPSPGSPPRSPPAPPVFLSASCFDSQDHSAFEMEEDETDSKAHLRGLGGLAS; from the coding sequence ATGGATCCGCAGCCCCCTCCACCCGCCCAGGGCAGCCCGCCTCACCGTGGCCGGGGTCGGGGCCGGGGCCGTGGCCGGGGCCGGGGACGAGGCcgaggccggggccggggggccgCTGGAGCCCCCCGggcgcccctgccctgccccacctgcgGCCGCCTCTTCCGCTTCCCCTACTACCTCTCGCGCCACTGGCTGAGCCACTCGGGCCTCCGGCCCCACGCCTGCCCGCTGTGCCCCAAGGCCTTCCGCCGGCCCGCGCACCTGGCCCGCCACCTGCGCGGCCACGGCCCGCAGCCGCCCCTGCGCTGCGCCGCCTGCCCCCGCACCTTCCCGGAGCCCGCGCAGCTGCGGCGCCACCTGGCCCAGGAGCACGCGGGCGGCGAGGTGGAGCTGGCCGTCGAGAGGGCGGCCAAGGAGCCGGCCGGGGCCGCCTGCACCCCGCAGGACGACGAGGCCGccgacgccgccgccgccgagcagcccggccccgccgccgcggGCGCcccggagcaggaggaggaggaggccgcgTGGCCGGACGCGTGGGCCGCAGGGGAGCCGGCCGCGCCCGTGGCCCCCGCGAGCGCCGAGCGCCCGGAGTCGGAGGCGGAGGAGACGGAGGCCGGGGCGGCCGAGCTGCGGGCCGAGCTGGCGCTGGCGGCCGGGCGGCAGGAGGAGAAGCAGGTGCTGCTCCAGGCCGACTGGACGCTGCTGTGCCTGCGCTGCCGCGAGGCCTTCGCCACCAAGGGCGAGCTGAAGGCGCACCCGTGCCTGCGCCCCGAGGGCGAGCAGGAGGGCGAGGGCGGGCCGCCGCCGCGCCCCAAGCGCCACCAGTGCCCCATCTGCCTCAAGGCCTTCGCCCGGCCCTGGTCGCTGTCCCGCCACCGGCTGGTCCACTCCACCGACCGCCCCTTCGTGTGCCCGGACTGCGGCCTGGCCTTCCGCCTCGCCTCCTACCTCCGCCAGCACCGCCGCGTGCACGGCGCGCTCAGCCTGCTGGCCCCGCTGCCCTCGGCGGCCAGGAAGGACGACAGGGCCGCGGGCGGACGGAACTCGGGGAAGGGGCCCGAGGGCGGCGAGGGAGCCGGCCCGGAGGGGGGGGAAGGCGGGCAGAACGGGGGTGacacggccccggcccggccgcccgcGGGGGAACCCCGCTTCTGGTGCCCCGAGTGCGGCAAGGGGTTCCGGCGCCGCGCGCACCTGCGGCAGCACGGGGTCACCCACTCGGGGGCGCGCCCCTTCCAGTGCGTGCGCTGCCAGCGCGAGTTCAAGCGCCTGGCCGACCTGGCGCGCCACGCGCAGGTGCACGCGGGGGGCCCGGCCCCGCACCCCTGCCCGCACTGCCCGCGCCGCTTCTCGCGCGCCTACAGCCTCCTGCGCCACCAGCGCTGCCACCGCGCCGAGCTGGAGAGGGCGGCCGCGCTGCAGGCGCtgcaggcccaggccccgccgtcgcccccgccgcccgcgcccgccgGGCCCGGCGAGGAAGGGCTGCCCCTGCCCGTCGCACACATCAAGGAGGAGCCGCCCTCGCCGGGGAGCCCGCCCCGGTCGCCGCCGGCCCCCCCTGTCTTCCTCAGCGCCTCCTGCTTCGACAGCCAAGACCACTCCGCCTTCGAGATGGAGGAGGACGAGACTGACAGCAAGGCGCACCTGCGCGGCTTGGGCGGCCTGGCCTCCTGA